A window from Pseudobutyrivibrio ruminis HUN009 encodes these proteins:
- a CDS encoding transporter substrate-binding domain-containing protein, which yields MKNNLLKKLSSGLLITALTATAFVGCGNSSADAGEEVKDASVEAGADAADSNAGFRTLDEIKESGTINIGVFSDKSPFGYVDENGEYAGYDVYFAERIGEDLGVEINYVSTEAANRIEYLQTGKVDIILANFTVTEERAQEVDFALPYMNVALGVVSPSDAVIESLDDIGEDDQVIVISGTTAETYLTKNYPDIKLQKYDAYAEAKTAFENGNGVAWANDNTEVIAFAIENEGYTVGIPELGDQDTIAPAVTKGNETLLNWLNEELDTLGDENFFHADYEATLLDTYGADYEDTLVVEQ from the coding sequence ATGAAAAACAACTTACTTAAGAAATTATCAAGCGGATTACTTATTACAGCACTTACAGCTACAGCATTTGTTGGATGCGGGAATTCCAGTGCAGATGCAGGAGAGGAAGTAAAGGATGCAAGTGTGGAGGCAGGCGCAGATGCTGCAGATTCAAATGCAGGCTTTAGAACACTTGATGAGATTAAGGAAAGCGGAACAATTAACATCGGTGTTTTCTCAGACAAGAGCCCATTTGGTTATGTAGATGAAAATGGCGAGTATGCAGGATACGATGTTTATTTTGCAGAAAGAATTGGTGAGGATCTTGGCGTTGAGATTAACTACGTATCAACAGAAGCTGCAAACAGAATTGAGTACCTTCAGACAGGAAAGGTTGATATCATTCTTGCAAACTTTACTGTAACAGAAGAGAGAGCACAGGAGGTCGATTTCGCTCTTCCATACATGAATGTTGCGCTTGGCGTTGTATCACCTTCAGATGCAGTTATTGAGAGCCTTGATGATATCGGTGAGGATGATCAGGTAATTGTTATTTCTGGTACAACAGCAGAGACATACCTTACAAAGAACTATCCTGATATCAAGCTTCAGAAGTACGATGCATATGCAGAGGCAAAGACAGCATTTGAAAACGGCAACGGTGTAGCATGGGCAAACGATAATACAGAGGTTATCGCATTTGCGATAGAGAATGAAGGATACACAGTAGGTATTCCAGAGCTTGGTGACCAGGATACAATCGCTCCAGCTGTAACAAAGGGGAATGAGACACTTCTCAACTGGCTTAACGAAGAGCTTGATACACTTGGAGATGAGAACTTCTTCCACGCTGACTATGAGGCAACTCTTCTTGATACATACGGTGCAGACTACGAAGATACTCTTGTAGTAGAGCAGTAA
- the pknB gene encoding Stk1 family PASTA domain-containing Ser/Thr kinase, which yields MITQGVFIADRYEVIDRVGSGGMSDVYRAKDHILGREVAIKILKQEFSEDATFVAKFRTEAQSAAGLEHPNIVNIYDVGSENGMYFIVMEYVEGITLKTYIEKKGQLNFKEAISIAIQVGRGIEAAHQKGIIHRDIKPQNIIISTEGKVKVTDFGIAHAASSNTIHADVMGSVHYSSPEQARNGFVDGKSDIYSLGIVMYEMVTGRVPFDGDNTVAIAIQHLQEEMVAPSAYAPDLPISLEKIILKATMKSPDRRYPTISDMLIDLKRALVSPNEDFVTIVGVADLGQTKVMPKVPVETEESITKKAAAALIFDDDYDDEEEYYDDDEYYDDDDYYDDDDEDEDDSKMDRIMTFAGIGVGVAIVAILVAILGNVFGVFNFGAKKVTMVNVVGSSYEAAVEQLEGLGLDAEDNIVVSYEENDDYEDGTVIYQSVAEGEEFSLKDTLRLTVTGEDSAESGSTDTSTDASSNSGTDSSSSSNSSGNSSSSNSSSSSSSSSSSSNGNTSSSTDTKTDSDSTVAVPSVVGLTQAEATTVLDAKGIVVTSTTQEYSDEVTSGSVISQSIEAGEMVAPNTSISLVISKGKKETTYSYTVSNPFDGPCTYSIAETNQSGNIPKNGAINISKSPKSSLTITLTYTPTITASDGSTVSLDDKTETKTETIQGTVEQ from the coding sequence ATGATTACACAAGGCGTATTTATAGCGGATAGATATGAAGTAATAGATAGAGTTGGATCAGGCGGAATGTCTGATGTTTATCGTGCAAAGGACCACATTCTTGGTCGTGAAGTTGCAATAAAGATTTTAAAGCAGGAATTTTCCGAGGATGCTACATTTGTAGCAAAGTTCAGAACTGAGGCTCAGTCAGCAGCAGGTCTTGAACATCCAAATATCGTTAACATATATGATGTAGGTTCCGAAAATGGAATGTACTTCATCGTTATGGAATATGTAGAGGGCATTACCCTCAAGACATATATCGAGAAAAAGGGACAGCTCAATTTCAAAGAGGCTATCTCAATTGCCATTCAGGTGGGCCGTGGTATTGAGGCTGCTCATCAGAAGGGCATCATCCATCGTGATATCAAGCCACAGAACATTATCATTTCCACAGAAGGAAAGGTTAAGGTTACTGACTTTGGTATTGCTCATGCAGCGAGCTCAAACACAATTCACGCAGATGTGATGGGCTCAGTTCACTATTCATCACCAGAGCAGGCTAGAAATGGTTTTGTTGATGGAAAGAGCGATATTTATTCACTTGGTATTGTTATGTACGAAATGGTTACAGGTCGTGTTCCATTTGATGGAGACAATACTGTAGCAATCGCAATCCAGCATTTACAGGAGGAGATGGTAGCACCTTCAGCATATGCTCCAGACCTTCCTATTTCACTTGAGAAGATTATCCTCAAGGCTACAATGAAGTCACCAGATAGAAGATATCCAACTATCTCTGATATGCTTATCGATTTAAAGAGAGCTCTTGTTAGTCCTAATGAGGATTTCGTTACAATCGTTGGTGTAGCAGATCTTGGTCAGACAAAGGTTATGCCAAAGGTTCCTGTTGAGACAGAGGAATCTATTACAAAGAAGGCTGCCGCGGCTCTTATCTTCGACGATGATTATGATGACGAAGAAGAGTACTACGATGACGATGAATACTATGATGATGACGATTATTATGACGACGATGATGAGGATGAAGATGATTCTAAGATGGACAGAATCATGACATTTGCAGGCATCGGCGTTGGTGTTGCTATTGTAGCTATTCTTGTAGCAATTCTTGGAAATGTTTTTGGTGTTTTCAATTTTGGCGCAAAGAAAGTAACAATGGTTAATGTTGTTGGTTCATCTTATGAGGCAGCAGTTGAACAGCTTGAAGGCCTTGGTCTTGATGCAGAAGACAATATTGTTGTTTCATATGAGGAAAATGACGATTACGAAGATGGCACCGTTATTTATCAGTCAGTTGCTGAAGGCGAGGAGTTCTCACTTAAAGATACACTTAGATTAACAGTAACAGGCGAGGATTCAGCAGAATCAGGTTCAACAGATACATCAACTGATGCTTCAAGCAATTCAGGAACAGATAGTTCAAGCAGCTCAAATAGTTCAGGCAACTCAAGCAGCTCAAACAGCTCAAGTAGTTCAAGCAGCTCAAGTAGCTCTAGCAACGGAAATACATCATCTTCGACAGATACAAAAACTGATTCAGATTCCACAGTTGCAGTGCCAAGCGTTGTTGGACTTACACAGGCAGAAGCTACTACTGTTTTAGATGCAAAGGGTATCGTTGTTACTAGCACAACTCAGGAGTACTCAGATGAGGTTACTTCTGGTTCGGTAATTAGCCAGTCAATCGAAGCTGGTGAAATGGTTGCACCAAACACAAGCATTTCACTTGTAATCAGCAAGGGTAAAAAAGAGACAACATACAGCTATACAGTATCAAATCCATTTGATGGTCCATGTACATACTCAATTGCAGAGACAAACCAGTCAGGTAATATTCCAAAGAATGGTGCAATCAATATTAGTAAGTCACCAAAGTCATCGCTTACTATTACTTTGACTTACACTCCTACAATTACTGCATCAGACGGAAGCACAGTTTCTCTTGATGACAAAACTGAAACCAAAACCGAAACTATACAGGGTACAGTTGAGCAATAA
- the rlmN gene encoding 23S rRNA (adenine(2503)-C(2))-methyltransferase RlmN — protein MCNEKELVDLRSLNLNELTEFVTADLGEPKFRAKQLYEWMHQHLAQDYDEMKNIPKSLKEKLKDRCNYHPLKQIDLQVSKIDGTRKYLFELYDGEMVESVWMSYKHGNSVCISSQVGCKMGCRFCASTLNGWVRNLTASEMLGQIYAIQRDTGERVSNLVVMGTGEPMDNYDNIVKFVRLLSDENGLNISQRNITVSTCGIVPRIKQLADEDLTITLAISLHAPNQQKRAELMPIANKYEIHELIDACEYYFNKTGRRITFEYSLVGGVNDRDQDATELGELIGHLNCHVNLIPVNPIKERDFVSPSMDRAYAFQKKIEKYVNNATIRREMGRDIDGACGQLRKRTMDAKDASKGTT, from the coding sequence ATGTGTAATGAAAAAGAACTAGTAGACCTTAGGTCGCTAAATTTAAACGAACTAACAGAATTTGTTACAGCTGACTTGGGAGAGCCAAAGTTTAGAGCAAAGCAGCTTTATGAGTGGATGCATCAGCATTTGGCACAGGACTATGACGAGATGAAAAACATTCCAAAGTCTCTCAAGGAAAAGCTAAAAGACAGATGCAACTATCATCCATTAAAGCAGATTGATTTGCAGGTTTCCAAAATCGACGGCACTCGCAAATACCTGTTTGAGCTTTACGATGGAGAAATGGTAGAGAGCGTTTGGATGAGCTACAAGCATGGAAACTCTGTATGTATCAGCTCTCAGGTTGGATGTAAAATGGGATGCCGTTTCTGTGCATCTACACTCAACGGATGGGTGAGAAACCTTACAGCTTCAGAGATGCTTGGACAGATATATGCCATTCAAAGGGATACAGGAGAGCGTGTTTCAAATTTAGTTGTTATGGGCACAGGCGAGCCAATGGACAACTATGATAATATAGTTAAATTTGTTAGACTATTATCAGATGAAAATGGACTGAATATTTCTCAGCGAAATATCACAGTCAGCACATGCGGTATTGTTCCTCGCATAAAGCAGCTTGCAGATGAGGATTTGACAATCACACTTGCAATTTCCTTGCACGCACCAAATCAGCAGAAGCGAGCAGAGCTTATGCCAATTGCAAACAAGTATGAGATTCATGAGCTAATCGATGCTTGCGAGTACTATTTCAACAAGACAGGTCGAAGAATTACTTTCGAATATTCGCTTGTTGGGGGTGTCAATGATAGAGACCAGGATGCCACAGAATTAGGTGAATTAATAGGTCATCTTAACTGCCATGTGAACCTCATTCCGGTGAACCCAATTAAGGAGCGTGATTTCGTTTCACCAAGCATGGACAGGGCCTATGCATTCCAAAAAAAGATTGAAAAATACGTGAATAATGCTACTATTAGAAGGGAAATGGGTCGCGATATTGACGGGGCCTGTGGACAACTTAGAAAGCGAACAATGGACGCAAAAGACGCTTCGAAAGGGACTACTTAA
- a CDS encoding Stp1/IreP family PP2C-type Ser/Thr phosphatase produces the protein MISYEKTDVGVKRKVNQDTIYASDARVGKLPNLYIVADGMGGELAGDYASAKCVEIIINSITNSNELETVRILEQAIQTANNRIFTESHKDSSKTGMGTTLVLATVFDGHLYVANVGDSRLYVANGAMLKQVTKDHSVVAELVRTGELDKDDAKYDKRKNMITRAIGAEETITPDYFDVEISGNEHILLCSDGLTNMVEDQEIFEILTSEENIESRANKLVERANANGGKDNVSVIIIE, from the coding sequence ATGATAAGCTATGAAAAAACTGATGTCGGTGTCAAGAGAAAGGTAAATCAAGACACTATCTATGCATCTGACGCAAGGGTTGGAAAGCTTCCAAACCTTTATATTGTGGCTGATGGCATGGGTGGAGAATTGGCAGGTGATTATGCTTCTGCAAAGTGTGTGGAAATCATAATTAATTCAATTACCAATTCGAATGAGCTTGAGACTGTCAGAATCTTAGAACAGGCAATTCAGACAGCAAACAATCGCATATTTACAGAGTCTCATAAGGATTCTAGCAAAACTGGTATGGGGACTACTTTGGTCTTAGCTACAGTTTTTGATGGACACCTTTATGTGGCCAATGTGGGTGATAGTAGACTCTACGTTGCTAATGGAGCAATGCTAAAGCAGGTTACAAAAGACCACTCTGTTGTTGCTGAACTAGTTAGAACTGGTGAGTTAGATAAAGACGATGCTAAATATGACAAACGTAAGAACATGATTACTCGAGCTATCGGGGCCGAAGAAACTATTACACCAGATTATTTTGATGTGGAAATCAGCGGTAATGAACACATCCTTCTTTGTTCAGATGGATTGACCAATATGGTCGAGGATCAGGAAATATTCGAGATTCTCACATCTGAGGAAAACATCGAAAGCAGGGCAAACAAGCTCGTTGAGCGTGCCAATGCAAATGGTGGCAAAGACAATGTTTCAGTTATTATTATCGAATAA
- a CDS encoding RrF2 family transcriptional regulator: MFSTKGRYALRVMIDLAQQDSEAYIPLKDIAERQDISKKYLEIIVKELVKGGLVAGVSGKGGGYRLTRKPEEYSIGEIIELLEGSLAPVACLADGAKDCPREGVCKTLPMWTEFYLLERDFFYGKKLSDLVNEA, translated from the coding sequence ATGTTTAGTACTAAAGGTAGATATGCACTTCGTGTAATGATAGACTTGGCGCAGCAAGATAGCGAGGCTTACATTCCACTTAAGGATATTGCTGAGCGCCAGGATATTTCTAAGAAGTATTTGGAGATAATAGTTAAAGAATTGGTTAAAGGTGGACTTGTGGCTGGTGTCAGCGGTAAAGGCGGTGGATATCGTCTTACCAGAAAGCCTGAGGAATATTCTATTGGTGAGATTATAGAATTGCTTGAAGGCAGCCTTGCTCCTGTGGCTTGTTTGGCCGACGGTGCAAAAGACTGCCCTCGTGAAGGTGTATGCAAAACTCTTCCTATGTGGACCGAGTTTTATTTGTTAGAGCGTGATTTCTTCTATGGAAAGAAGCTCAGTGATCTTGTAAACGAAGCTTAG
- the nifS gene encoding cysteine desulfurase NifS yields MFVYADNAATTAVSKKVVDAMLPYFTEVYGNPSSLYSVGQKAKEALEESREKVAAILGAKPREIYFTSGGSEADNQAIMSAARAGAKKGKKHIISSKFEHHAVLHTLQALEKEGFEITLVDVHENGVVDSKEIEDAIREDTALVTIMYANNEIGTIQPIAEIGRICREKKVWFHTDAVQAISHVHINVEEQNIDMLSISAHKFHGPKGVGVLYVKGGIPVSNVIYGGAQERGKRAGTENLAGIVGLTVALEDAVANIDANNEHLVPLQERLIQGLSQIPYSELNGDRHARVTSNVNFCFEGIEGESLLLLLDDKGVAVSSGSACTSGSLDPSHVLLAIGRPHEVAHGSLRISLGEDATEEQVDYIIKSVSEVVEYLRSFSPFWGDLISGKRNHVFAEHKEIA; encoded by the coding sequence ATGTTTGTATATGCAGATAATGCAGCGACAACAGCTGTTAGTAAAAAAGTAGTGGATGCCATGCTTCCATATTTCACAGAAGTATATGGAAATCCATCAAGCCTTTATTCGGTAGGCCAGAAGGCAAAGGAAGCATTAGAGGAATCAAGAGAAAAGGTGGCAGCTATTTTAGGTGCGAAGCCTAGAGAAATATATTTTACATCAGGCGGAAGTGAGGCAGATAATCAGGCAATCATGTCTGCAGCAAGAGCAGGTGCAAAGAAGGGTAAGAAACATATTATTTCATCAAAGTTTGAGCATCATGCAGTGCTTCACACACTTCAGGCATTGGAGAAGGAAGGATTTGAAATCACACTTGTGGATGTACATGAGAATGGTGTGGTAGATTCAAAGGAAATCGAGGATGCGATTCGTGAGGATACTGCGCTTGTGACTATCATGTATGCCAACAATGAAATTGGAACAATCCAGCCAATCGCAGAAATCGGAAGAATTTGTCGTGAGAAGAAGGTATGGTTCCATACAGATGCGGTTCAGGCAATTAGCCATGTTCATATCAATGTTGAAGAACAGAATATTGATATGCTTTCAATTTCTGCCCACAAGTTCCATGGACCAAAGGGAGTAGGCGTTCTTTATGTAAAGGGAGGAATCCCTGTGTCTAATGTAATCTACGGTGGTGCTCAGGAAAGAGGAAAGAGAGCAGGCACAGAGAATCTTGCAGGCATTGTAGGACTTACAGTTGCACTTGAGGATGCTGTTGCAAATATCGACGCAAATAATGAGCATCTTGTACCTCTTCAGGAAAGACTTATCCAGGGATTATCTCAGATTCCATATTCAGAGTTAAACGGAGACAGACACGCTAGAGTAACATCAAATGTTAATTTCTGTTTTGAGGGAATTGAGGGAGAGTCACTTTTATTGTTACTTGATGATAAGGGCGTAGCAGTTTCATCAGGCTCAGCTTGTACATCAGGCTCACTTGATCCAAGCCATGTACTTCTTGCAATTGGCAGACCACACGAGGTGGCTCACGGCTCACTAAGAATCTCACTTGGCGAGGATGCAACAGAGGAGCAGGTGGACTACATTATCAAATCTGTATCAGAGGTGGTTGAGTACCTTAGAAGCTTTTCACCATTCTGGGGTGATTTAATTAGCGGCAAGAGAAATCACGTATTTGCAGAGCACAAGGAAATCGCTTAA
- the rsgA gene encoding ribosome small subunit-dependent GTPase A produces the protein MTGKIIKGIAGFYYVYVEDQGVYECKAKGAFRKDKIKPLVGDDVTIDVISSEEMTGNVISILPRKSELIRPAVANVDQALLIFATKNPEPNLNLLDRFLCMMEEQDLPIVICFNKEDIADEGFEERMRATYENAGYKVIFCSAKNDEGIDGIRDILKGKTSTVAGPSGVGKSSIVNKLTEGQTMETGEVSEKIGRGKHTTRHSELLYLGDDTFIMDTPGFSSLFVPKIEPVDLYTLFPEFIEPASYCKFTGCAHDKEPSCGVKDAVASGEIAASRYENYLQIYSEMVNERNNKYR, from the coding sequence ATGACAGGAAAAATAATTAAAGGTATCGCCGGGTTCTACTACGTATACGTAGAGGACCAGGGTGTATACGAGTGCAAGGCCAAGGGGGCCTTCAGAAAAGATAAAATAAAGCCTTTGGTAGGAGATGATGTCACAATTGACGTCATCTCTTCCGAGGAAATGACGGGCAATGTTATAAGCATTTTGCCGCGAAAGTCTGAGCTTATCAGACCGGCTGTTGCAAATGTTGATCAAGCATTGCTCATTTTTGCAACTAAAAATCCTGAGCCAAATCTTAATCTTTTGGATAGATTCCTCTGTATGATGGAGGAGCAGGATTTGCCTATCGTCATTTGCTTCAACAAAGAAGATATAGCGGACGAGGGCTTTGAAGAACGAATGCGGGCTACTTACGAAAATGCAGGATACAAAGTTATTTTCTGTTCTGCAAAAAACGACGAGGGCATAGATGGCATTCGAGATATTTTAAAAGGCAAGACATCTACCGTGGCAGGGCCATCTGGAGTTGGCAAAAGCTCCATAGTCAATAAATTGACTGAAGGCCAGACCATGGAAACGGGAGAGGTTTCCGAAAAAATCGGTAGAGGAAAACATACGACACGTCATTCCGAGCTTTTATATTTAGGTGACGACACATTCATTATGGACACACCAGGTTTCTCATCTTTGTTTGTACCAAAGATTGAGCCTGTGGATTTATATACCTTATTTCCAGAGTTTATTGAGCCAGCTTCTTACTGCAAGTTTACTGGCTGTGCTCACGACAAGGAGCCAAGCTGTGGTGTAAAAGATGCTGTGGCATCTGGTGAAATCGCAGCCAGCAGATACGAGAACTACCTTCAGATTTATTCTGAAATGGTTAATGAAAGGAATAATAAATACAGGTAA
- the rsmB gene encoding 16S rRNA (cytosine(967)-C(5))-methyltransferase RsmB, whose amino-acid sequence MSDNNKINTRMIAFETLLEILEHGQFSHIYLKAVLDKYAYLDKNERAFITRLVNGTVERKLQLDYIIDSFSKTKAKKMKPVIRTIMRMGAYEIFYMDSVPDSATCNEYVKIAKKKGFTGLAGFVNGVLRNISRQKSEVKFTDLCTKYSMPQWIVDKWTADYGSQQTEEILNGFYEPQDLCIRVNLSKVTREELKEKLESRNISVRICDTIDSACYINGYDSLVSIPEFNQGFFYIQDYSSQLVPYRAGIKDIDKVIDVCAAPGGKALHAAQIASKGSVEARDLTEAKVSIINENIQRTGATNITAKQWDATEFDQEAENQYDVVIADLPCSGLGIIRKKPDIKYNQTAESLNELVQLQANILDTVCKYVKAGGTLCYSTCTINKDENENQVNNFLSSHKDFTMVNMEQLLPDSSHDGFFICVMKKN is encoded by the coding sequence ATGTCGGATAACAATAAGATAAACACGAGAATGATTGCTTTTGAAACTCTACTTGAGATTCTTGAGCATGGTCAGTTCTCACATATATATTTAAAAGCTGTTTTAGATAAATACGCATATCTTGATAAAAACGAGAGAGCATTTATCACACGTCTTGTAAACGGCACAGTGGAGCGAAAGCTTCAGCTTGATTACATAATTGACAGCTTTTCAAAAACCAAGGCTAAAAAAATGAAGCCTGTGATTCGCACCATTATGCGAATGGGAGCTTATGAAATCTTTTACATGGATTCAGTTCCAGATTCTGCAACTTGCAATGAATACGTAAAGATTGCAAAGAAGAAAGGCTTTACTGGCTTGGCAGGATTTGTTAATGGAGTGCTAAGAAACATTTCCAGGCAGAAATCAGAGGTTAAGTTTACAGATTTGTGCACAAAGTACTCCATGCCACAGTGGATTGTGGACAAATGGACTGCAGATTACGGCTCACAGCAGACAGAAGAAATCCTTAATGGCTTCTACGAACCACAGGATCTTTGCATCAGGGTCAACCTTAGCAAAGTGACCAGGGAAGAACTGAAAGAGAAATTGGAAAGCAGAAATATTTCAGTACGTATATGCGATACAATCGACAGCGCATGTTACATCAATGGATATGATTCTCTGGTAAGTATTCCAGAGTTTAATCAAGGTTTTTTCTATATTCAGGATTATTCTTCACAGCTTGTACCATACAGGGCTGGCATCAAGGATATTGATAAAGTCATTGATGTGTGTGCAGCACCAGGAGGCAAAGCACTTCATGCTGCGCAGATTGCTTCCAAAGGAAGTGTGGAAGCCAGAGACCTTACCGAAGCAAAGGTTTCTATTATAAATGAAAACATTCAAAGAACCGGGGCAACCAACATCACTGCAAAGCAGTGGGATGCCACAGAATTTGACCAGGAAGCAGAAAATCAGTATGATGTGGTAATTGCTGATTTGCCATGCTCAGGTCTTGGTATTATCAGAAAGAAGCCGGATATAAAATACAACCAGACAGCAGAAAGCTTGAATGAGCTGGTACAGCTTCAGGCCAACATCTTGGATACTGTCTGTAAGTATGTAAAGGCTGGCGGAACATTGTGCTATAGCACTTGTACTATTAATAAAGATGAAAACGAAAATCAGGTAAACAACTTCTTATCATCACATAAGGACTTTACAATGGTTAACATGGAACAGCTATTGCCTGATTCTAGTCACGATGGGTTTTTTATATGTGTAATGAAAAAGAACTAG
- a CDS encoding thiamine diphosphokinase, which produces MIVIIGGGSINKNFISEFISKLDEASLSIIACDSGYENCLDIGQEPDIVIGDFDSISKDAYEKLQNSNAEVIKLNPVKDDTDIEAALNIAIRKSMVGDYIYLLGATGKRLDHFLGNVNLLGMGCLKQRKVVIVDEYNYIQMISAGQVLNLSREGEGAQFGHYVSIFSYGGNATGVTMTGFKYPLENATIEGFNTLTVSNEITEEVGSITLKEGYLIVCETRDAI; this is translated from the coding sequence ATGATAGTAATTATTGGTGGCGGTAGCATCAATAAGAATTTCATAAGTGAGTTCATAAGCAAGCTTGATGAAGCTTCGTTAAGTATAATTGCTTGCGACAGTGGCTATGAAAACTGTCTGGATATAGGGCAGGAGCCAGATATTGTTATAGGAGATTTCGATTCCATATCAAAGGACGCATACGAAAAGCTTCAGAATAGCAATGCGGAGGTTATTAAGCTTAATCCTGTAAAGGATGATACAGATATTGAGGCAGCGTTAAATATAGCTATTCGCAAGTCAATGGTAGGGGATTATATTTACCTTTTAGGTGCCACAGGCAAACGCCTGGATCATTTCCTTGGAAACGTAAATCTTCTTGGTATGGGCTGCCTGAAACAGCGTAAGGTTGTAATTGTAGATGAGTATAATTACATTCAAATGATTTCGGCCGGGCAGGTTCTTAATCTTTCCAGAGAGGGAGAGGGAGCCCAATTTGGTCATTATGTTTCAATATTCTCTTATGGAGGCAATGCCACGGGCGTGACTATGACAGGTTTCAAATATCCTTTGGAAAATGCCACTATAGAAGGATTCAATACCCTGACTGTTAGCAATGAAATTACAGAAGAGGTTGGCAGTATTACATTAAAAGAAGGATATTTAATAGTGTGTGAAACAAGAGATGCAATTTAG
- the nifU gene encoding Fe-S cluster assembly scaffold protein NifU: protein MALYSEKVMDHFRNPRNVGVIEDADGVGEVGNPVCGDIMKIYLKINDQQIIDDVKFETFGCGSAIASSSMATELIMGKPVSEALQLTNKAVTEALDGLPPHKLHCSVLAEEAIKSAVKDYYDKNGIEYDPADFPEEHDCEACHVN, encoded by the coding sequence ATGGCATTATATAGCGAAAAGGTCATGGACCATTTTAGAAACCCAAGAAATGTAGGAGTTATTGAAGACGCCGATGGAGTAGGTGAAGTAGGAAATCCAGTCTGTGGCGATATCATGAAAATATATCTTAAGATTAATGACCAGCAGATTATCGATGACGTTAAGTTTGAGACATTTGGATGCGGTAGCGCCATTGCATCAAGCTCAATGGCTACAGAGCTTATTATGGGCAAGCCAGTATCAGAGGCTTTACAGCTTACCAACAAGGCAGTTACTGAGGCACTTGATGGACTTCCACCACACAAGCTTCACTGTTCAGTTCTTGCTGAAGAAGCAATAAAATCTGCTGTAAAGGACTACTACGACAAAAATGGCATAGAGTACGATCCAGCAGATTTTCCAGAAGAGCATGATTGTGAAGCTTGTCACGTAAACTAA
- the rpe gene encoding ribulose-phosphate 3-epimerase, translated as MEKCLAPSILSADFGILKQQLEVIDEAGAQYVHFDVMDGVFVPSISFGLPVLKTIRKYTDRMMDVHLMIVDPERYVKDFAEAGADIITVHAEACKHLDATIELIKASGAMAGVAINPATPLSAISHVLEKVDMVLIMTVNPGFGGQSLIPYTLDKVRELSQLLNQKGLKIDIEVDGGINKDTIEDALDAGANIIVAGSAVFNGDISANVETLMEKMR; from the coding sequence ATGGAAAAATGTTTAGCACCTTCAATTTTGTCAGCGGATTTTGGAATTTTAAAACAGCAACTCGAGGTTATTGATGAGGCTGGAGCACAGTACGTTCATTTCGATGTAATGGACGGTGTTTTTGTGCCAAGTATCAGCTTTGGACTTCCTGTTCTAAAGACAATTCGTAAATACACAGACAGAATGATGGATGTGCATTTGATGATAGTGGATCCTGAGCGTTACGTTAAGGATTTTGCTGAGGCAGGAGCAGATATTATTACAGTTCATGCTGAGGCTTGTAAGCATTTGGATGCAACGATTGAATTGATTAAGGCCAGTGGTGCTATGGCCGGTGTAGCAATCAATCCAGCAACTCCACTTAGTGCGATTAGCCATGTTTTGGAAAAGGTAGATATGGTTCTTATCATGACAGTTAACCCAGGTTTTGGTGGACAGTCATTGATTCCATACACACTTGATAAGGTAAGAGAGCTATCACAGCTTTTAAATCAAAAGGGATTAAAGATTGATATCGAAGTTGATGGTGGCATTAACAAAGATACTATTGAGGATGCTTTAGATGCAGGAGCCAATATTATCGTAGCTGGCTCAGCTGTGTTTAATGGCGATATTTCAGCAAACGTAGAAACACTTATGGAGAAAATGCGATGA